The following nucleotide sequence is from Halogeometricum borinquense DSM 11551.
TACGTCCCGGCGGGCGTAGACTACGCGACATCCAGCATCCAGTATTTCCGTAACCCCTTGCACGCCCTGTTCGAGAGCATGAGCGGGTGGACCGGCAGTGGGTTGACGATGGCCGTCAACGAACCATCGCTCCCGCGCGCCATTCAGTGGTGGCGCTCGCTCATCCAGTGGGTCGGCGGCGTGGGCGTCATCGTCCTCACCGTCTCCATCCTCGCCCGCCCCGGAAGCGGGAGTTACGCGCTCTATCGCTCGGAAGCGCGTGAGGAGAAGATTCACCCGAGCGTCGTCTCGACGGTGCGAACGGTGTGGAAGATTTTCGTCGGCTACACGCTCGTCTCCGTCACCGTCCTCTTCGTTGCGATCCGCCTTTCGGACTACGGGTCGTCGCTCCCGCTGTGGGAGGCCGGCTGGCAGGCGCTCAACCACGCGATGACGGGCCTCTCGACGGGAGGGTTCTCGGTCACGAACAACTCTATTACGACCTACGACTCGCCCCTCATCGAATTCGTCCTCCTCCCGGTGATGAGCCTCGGGGCTATCGCTTTCCCCGTCCACTACGTCGTCCTGCGCGACAGAGATTTCTCTGAACTTCTCGGGGACTTGCAGACGCAGTGGCTTCTCATCGCCTTCATCGTCGGTGTTGTCGTCCTCGGCATCCAGAACGTGGTGTCGATTCCGTTCACCACCAAGGCGTTCGAAGGTGGCGCCAACTGGCTGGGTATCGGCTCACTCATCAACCCGGTCGTCGCCGACGCTTTCCGGGACTCAACGTTCCAGTGGATTAGTGCGCTCTCGTGTACGGGCTTTCAGTCCGCACCGATTGGCAAGTGGTCGGCAGGCGGGAAACTCATCCTCTCGGGCGCGATGGTCATCGGCGGTGCGGCGGGGTCCACCGTCGGCGGCATCAAAATCATCCGCGCATACACGATCAGCCGCGGAATCGCGTGGCAGTTCCGTCGCGTGTTCCTGCCCGCAAATACCGTCGTCAGTATCCAGATGGACGGCCGCCGCTTGGATCGCACCGAGATGGAACGGGAGTTCAGCGAGGCGGCCATCGTCTCGTTGCTGTGGGTCATTCTGCTGGTCGTCTCCAGTCTACTTCTCGTTAACCTCGCCGGTCCGAACTTCACCTATGCGGACGCGCTGTTCGAGGTGGCCTCCGCACAGGGCAACGTCGGTCTCTCGACTGGTATCACCGGCCCGACGATGAACCCGCTTGCTGAGGGGATGTTCCTCCTGAACATGTGGGTCGGTCGGCTGGAGATCATCCCGATTCTCGTGTTCGCGCGGGCAATCCTGTACGGTCTGGAACCCTGATAGCTACTAGATTTCTTTACCCAATAGACCGTATTTGGAACGGTATGCGCCCCAAAACGTGCGTCGTCACCGGATCGTCGAACGGAATCGGTCGTGGAATCGCCGAACGGTTCGGCGAAGAGGGGTGTAATGTGGTGGTCAATTACCGATCCTCGAAGGAGGCGGCCGAAGAAGCCGTCGAGACGGTCGAAGCGTCAGGTGGATCGGCTATCGCGGTGCAGGCCGACGTGACCGACATCGAGCAGGTCGAGCAGATGCGCGAGGCGGCCCACGAGGCGTTCGGTCAGGTAGACGTGCTCGTGAACAATGCCGGAATCAACCAAGACGTACTGTTCAAGGAGATGTCCCACGAGGAATGGGACGTCGTTCTCGACGTCCACCTCGACGGAGCCTTCCACTGTACGCAGGTGTTCTACGACGACTTAGTGGACGCCGAGCAGGGGCGGCTCATCAACATCTCCAGCATCGTCGGAAAGGGCGGTAATTTCGGGCAGGCGAACTACGCGACGGCCAAGGCAGGCATCTTCGGATTCACGCGGACGCTCGCACTCGAACTCGCCCGCGAAGGCACGACCGCAAACTGCGTCGCACCCGGATTCATCTCGACTCGGATGGTCGAAGAACTCCCGGAGAAAGTCAAAGAGCGCATCCGAAACGACACGCCGCTCGGCCGACTCGGAACCGTCAAAGAAGTCGCAGAGGTTGTCGCCTTCCTCGCAAGCGACCGCTCGTCGTTCATCACCGGCGAGATCATCGACATCAACGGCGGAAAAGACTTATAAATCCGCTTTCGACACGCGGCCGTCTTCACCGCCGCCAGTACTCCGGTGTCAGGAGGACGAGAACGGGAAGAATCTCCAGTCGTCCGATCCACATCAAGACGACCATGAACAGTTTCCCCGCGTCGGAGAAGGCGAGGTAACTACCCATCGGGCCGACAGTTCCGAATCCCGGCCCGACGTTTCCGAGCGTCGCGGCGACAGCGGACATCGTTTCTAAGACCGAAAGCGACTGTCCGTACCGCGAGGCGTCTATGAAGAGCAGTCCGGAGGCGACGAAGAAGATGACCAAATAGAGCAAGGTAAAGGCGTAGATACCGCGAATCGCGCGTTCATCGAGCGCGCGGCCGCCGAGTCTGACGGGTCGAACGGCGTCGGGGTGTGCAGTGGTGAACAGTTCCCGGCGGATGGACTTCAGGATGACGTACCAGCGGACAATCTTCACGGCACCGCCAGTCGAACCCGCTGATCCGCCGATGAACATGGCGAACAGGAGGATGTACTGAGCGACTGGACTCCATGCGTTGAAGTCCATACTCGCGTACCCGGTCGTCGTCACGATGGAGACGACTTGGAACACCGCCTGCCGTACCGAAGGCTCGATCTGTCCGGCGATGTCACCGACGTACTGTCCGAGGTCCATCGCACTGAACGTCGATTGGGTGGGGACCGCCTGAACGAACCCCG
It contains:
- a CDS encoding TrkH family potassium uptake protein, which codes for MAPSRRPTVAGWPADVAIIARDVGSLLALESALMTVSVLVALVFQEWYVAFAFFTAGGVTAAFGLGARVAFEDAPDPRMKHGMIIAAAGWLMTAVFGSLPFLFTAYFLPPEVAASYVPAGVDYATSSIQYFRNPLHALFESMSGWTGSGLTMAVNEPSLPRAIQWWRSLIQWVGGVGVIVLTVSILARPGSGSYALYRSEAREEKIHPSVVSTVRTVWKIFVGYTLVSVTVLFVAIRLSDYGSSLPLWEAGWQALNHAMTGLSTGGFSVTNNSITTYDSPLIEFVLLPVMSLGAIAFPVHYVVLRDRDFSELLGDLQTQWLLIAFIVGVVVLGIQNVVSIPFTTKAFEGGANWLGIGSLINPVVADAFRDSTFQWISALSCTGFQSAPIGKWSAGGKLILSGAMVIGGAAGSTVGGIKIIRAYTISRGIAWQFRRVFLPANTVVSIQMDGRRLDRTEMEREFSEAAIVSLLWVILLVVSSLLLVNLAGPNFTYADALFEVASAQGNVGLSTGITGPTMNPLAEGMFLLNMWVGRLEIIPILVFARAILYGLEP
- a CDS encoding beta-ketoacyl-ACP reductase translates to MRPKTCVVTGSSNGIGRGIAERFGEEGCNVVVNYRSSKEAAEEAVETVEASGGSAIAVQADVTDIEQVEQMREAAHEAFGQVDVLVNNAGINQDVLFKEMSHEEWDVVLDVHLDGAFHCTQVFYDDLVDAEQGRLINISSIVGKGGNFGQANYATAKAGIFGFTRTLALELAREGTTANCVAPGFISTRMVEELPEKVKERIRNDTPLGRLGTVKEVAEVVAFLASDRSSFITGEIIDINGGKDL